The stretch of DNA ATCTCGGCTGGCAATGGATCGATATGTAAAATTGGGCGCATCTTTTTATTCCAGTCCTTAGGGAGTTTTTCCACAAAATCAAACCCAACGACAAGTAATAAATCAGCTTCCTCTATAATCGGCACTACTTCATCCTTCTTGTTAAACCCAAATGTATAATAATTTAGGAGGTGATCTTTAGGTAAAATCCCTTTGGCCATAAAACTATGGATAACAGGTGCTTTTAAGTTCTCAACAAAGGTCAGGAGTTCTGTCGCTGCGTCTTGCCTGATAACTCCGTTTCCTACAATGACTACTGGTTTCTGGCTCTGACTTATTAGAGTGTGGGCAGCCTCTATAGCTTGTGAAACAGGTGTGCTTTTTGGATTAGGTGTAACAGGTATTGGGTGGGTTGGAATCATTTGTGGCGCTAAGTTCTCTGGCAGTTCGATTAAAACAGGACCTGGCTTTTCCATCATAGCTACCCTAAATGCTTTTCGAATAATGGTTGAGATCGTTTGCGAATCTTTAATTTGAACACTCCACTTTGTAGCGGGCTCAAACATTTTAACGATATCTAAATATTGGTGGGATTCTAAATGCTGTCTTTCAAGACCTGCTTGTCCTGTAATGGCCACAACGGGAGAATGGTCCAGATTTGCACTGGCTATACCGGTCAAAAGATTTGTTGCTCCAGGACCTAATGTAGCTAAACAAACGCCAACTTTTTTCGATAGTCTACCGTAAACGTCTGCCATAAAAGCTGCTCCTTGTTCATGACGAACATTCACAAACTGGATATGTTTAGATTTAGACAATGAATCCATCAAGTCAAGGGTTTCCTTCCCCATAATGCCAAAAACATACTCAACACCCTCATTTTCTAAACACATAACCAGTAAATCTGTTGCTTTCATAAGGCACCCCTTTCAAACTGTATTTTTCCTATTTTACCCATTAATTTACTAACAAACCAAAATAACCATGGGGACGGTTCTATTGGTCTAACCTGATAAAAAAGCCAAGAGAACCGTCCCTAAGAATTGCAAGGGAGAAGTGAAAATGGAATTATTAGTGACCAAAGAAAAAGTTAAATTAGCAATAGTAATTGGTTGTTTTTTTAGGGGCAAATCGCATAAAAACTGGCCGATGTTTTCCTGTGGTCTTGAAGATGCCGCGTAGAGCCAGAGTGAAAAGCAGGAGCGGAGTCTACCATATTATGCTAAGAGGTGCCAATCGACAGGAAATCTTCCATGATGATGAGGACTGCTTGAAATTTCTTGATATATTGCATATCTATAAGATGAAAGCGGAGGTGGAGATTTACAGTTGGTGTTTGATGGGTAATCATATACACCTATTAATAAAAGAGGGCAGTGAAGATATATCGGCTTCCATGAAGCGAATAGGTGTAAGTTATGTCTCGTACTATAACTGGAAGTACAGAACATCTGGACATCTTTTTCAAGATAGGTTTAAGAGTGAGAATGTAGAAAATATACAGTATTTATTAACCGTTGTAAGATACATTCACCAAAACCCACTTAAAGCAGGAATCGTCAAACGGATGGATGAATGGAGGTGGAGCAGTTGCCGGGAATATTACGGTATTCACCATGAGGGTAGGAAACTGCTGGATCCTAATTTCATTATTGGAATGTTTTCGGGGGACAATATTCTGGCCAAAGAGAGATTTATAGAATTTAATGAAAAGGTCAATCAGGACCAATGCCTAGATCATCACATGAATGATAGAAGATTAACAGATGAGGAGGCAAGGGAAGTAATTAAGAACCTGTTGAATGGATTTGAAATCGCCAATGTTAAAAGTTTACCTAGACTCCAAAGAAATGAAATACTCAAAAAAACTAAAGGAATCAAAGGACTTTCACAACGCCAAACAGCAAGGATACTAGGCGTTTCGCGAACACTTATTTCTAGGGCATAACTATGGGGACGGTTCTTGTGGTCATATAAACCATGAGAACCGTCCCCATGTCAAATTAAGCTGTAAAATTACCGTCATAGCTTAGCATAATCGCTGACTTTACTCCATCGATTCCGGAGATATTGTTGATGAAACTCATGTCATTCTCTTTGACGCGGATTTCATAGGTAACTTCAAAGTCATTGCCAGGCATGACAGATTTTGATTTTAGGGAATGTTTCTTGGCATGTCCTGAAATGACATGTTCTAATGAGTTTTCGATTGAATTTTCATTGTATCTGATCACCAGAAGGTAAGGGTTCTCAATCTTGATTTTATTCACGAAGAAAAATAAGACTAGTCCAATTAAAACGGAGCCTGTAATCGCGAGTGCGATAAAGCCTGCGCCGCATAATATACCAACAACGATTGCCCAAAAGATATATACGATATCCATCGGATCTTTTATCGGGGTCCTAAAACGCACAATTGATAATGCACCAACCATCCCAAGTGACAAGAGAACGTTGGATGAAATACCAATGATAATCAGGGCGGTTGCCAAGGCCATAATGATGAGCGAGATATTAAAGGTGTGGGAGTATATCACTCCGGTGAATGTTTTCTTGTAAATCATGTAAATGAACAGCCCCAAGCCGAGTGCCACCAACATCCCAATAAGGGCATCAACAATCGAAATGCTGCTCGTCTTTTCCAATATGCTTGATTTAAATATATCTTTAAAATTTGTGATTTCCATTTTCTTTTTCCTCCAATAATTTTGTGTAGTATTGTCTAGCTCCAGCGCCCTAGCGGCTAGTGTCCTTCGCTCTCCGCCCTACGATAAGTCAAGCACGAATGCGCCTCCGGCTCTTCGTGTTTCCTTTATCTCAGTTGGAGCGCTCCAGGCCATACGCAGCTGAACAGGGCGCTTCCGCTTTTCGTTTTATCCGAACATCCTGCTGATTTGATATTTTGAATAAGTCCCTCTTTGTCTGTCACCTAACTGCAGAAGGTATTTGATGGTATCTGGTAGAAATTCGTCATATTTCACTTCAAGAATGACAATGTCCGGGTTGGTTTCGACCATTGGTATATCAGGATTCAAGACTTCGTTGTTGCGGAAACTTGTCTTAATGGAACTGTCGAAGGTGACTCGGACATTCCCATATTCATAGATGAATACTTCCCTCTCATAGTCGACGACGGTGAAAGGCTTTATTTGAAACAGATTCATTTGTACAAATAAATCCTGGATAAGGGATCTCTTGTCGTTTTCCATCCAAGCATAATCACCAAGCCTGATTTGTTCATATTCTTCAGCGGTAATCTTGCATTTTTGCTTAAAGGTCATGTTGTTGCGTTTGCTCTTTTTTTCAAGGTTAATCAGATTAGTATTATTGTCGTACAACCTGACCCGGAACTTGTCCCTATCAATAAATCCTTCTTTTTTCTGGTTTAGGACTTTATTGTCGAAGTTATCGAAATAGACACTTCGGATTAAATATTTGCCGTCATTTTTTGCATGGGGATCTGACTGCATTACATGTTTTAATCTATTTCTCAAAAGGAAGCAATCCATTTTTGAAATCTCATGTTTTAACTCGTATCTGCCTCTCGCGCCATTCAAGGTCATTGTCTTCATGTCATCACTCTCCTCTTGTGTGTTGTTCCATGAATGACATTATGAAAAACAAACCTTAAACAAACCTTAAAAAATTTTGAAGGGAGGTAAAGAGGATACGTTTGATAATTTAGAGGGTTTTAAGGCTAGAGGGTTCAAGTATCACGAGGACAATTGGGGATATTGCATGTTCTCAACCATAAAGCTTTTTTAATCAACTTAAAACGCTTGGTTGAGGTCCAAGCGTTGATAGGTGAAATATTCGTTTGTTATTTGGCATGCTATTTCATAGTTTAGTTCAAACACTTACGATTAAAGTTTTTCTGTATTAATTTTTGGGATGTCTGGTTCAAGATCTGCTGATATCCTAGCATTCTCATTATGTCGATCTTCTTTGTAGCTATCTACGTTACTGTTTCTTTCTATATGGTTGGAAGATTTATTTTTGTCAGCCACCTAATCACCTCCTAAGGATAATATGTCCAACCTTTACCATAAAACTAAAAAAGGTGATAATAAATAGAAAAATGACTCAGCATGGTGAACTGAGCCATTCTATATTTTGTATCTCGACTTACATTGGCAACTTAACGATAAAGGTGGTTCCTTTTGTTTGGTTCTGAATGGCTTTTATCGTCCCATTATGCTGTTCAACGATCCATTGAGCAATCGATAATCCCAAACCGATTCCACCTGATTCACGTGCGCGGGCTTTATCTTCACGGTAAAATCGTTCGAATATTTGCTTGCGGTTTTCTTCTTTAATCCCGATTCCCGTATCGCTTACCTCTAACACAATCTTTTGGTCCTCTAGATAGGTCTTTACGCCAATACTGTCTGTTTCACCCGTGTATTTTAAGGCATTATCTAACAAAATGACTAGAAGTTGATGGAGCCGAACCTCATCTGCATTTATTTGAATATCACCCTTTAAATTTAGCCAAAAGTGCTTACCCTGGGATTCAGCGATTTCCTTATATGGAGCGCACACACTCTCGATGAACGAATCAACATGGAGAGGCTGTTTGACGAGTTGTGTTTCAGCAGAATCTGCCCGGGCCAATGTCATCAAATCGGAGGTAAGCTTAGACAAACGCCGTGTTTCCGCGAGGCTGAGGGCAATATTTTCAAATTTGCTTACGATTTTCTCCTGCGGTGCTGTTAGCAGAAGTTCCAGTTTATTCTGGATGATGGTCAACGGTGTCCTAAGTTCGTGTGAAGCATTTTCAACAAATTCAGATTGCTTATTCCAGGATTGGATGATGGGCTTCATCATTTTTTTAGACAATACATAACTTGCTGAGATGGACAGGACAACAAAAATAATTGAACAAATAATAATCAGTTTACCGAAATTATTTAAAATGGTTTGTTCTGGATCAACATTGAGCATCAGTTGCGTAAAGGCGATGTCGTCATCTTCATTCGTATCTTTATAAATGATATAGCGGAAATGATACTCTTCATCGATGACGGTCATCGTAATCTTTTCAATATTTGTTTGATCAAGTTTGTACTCCTGGAGATAATTCTCATAAAACACTGTCCCGATTTCCTCTTTGTTCAGGATTTGGCCATCTTCGTTCCAATGAATTACCATAATCCGGGGGTTCATATTCTTCTGCCGGTTATTGGGAGGACCATTGGGATCTGATTCTTGATTAGGATGTGGTGACTTTATATCACTAGGTGGTCCATCAGCTATTCTCTCTTTTAATGACGTAAGCTCCTCATCTGTTTTTTTAAACAACGTCGTTTGGACCTGGCTGAAAATGATAATGCCAAAAATCGTGAAAATGATGGTAAATGCCAGCAGGTTAAGAATCATGAACTTCAGCTGCTGATCCCGGAAAATCTTTCTTTTAAACATTAGCTGTCACCATCTTCCGAAAGCATATAGCCTAGACCTCGGAATGTTTTAATAAAAGTATCATAGCCATATTTCTTCAGGTTTTTTCGTAAATTGCTTGCATACACTTCCACTACTGTTGTTGAGGTATCGGACTCAAATCCCCAAATCCGATCAAAGATTTGCTCTTTCGTTAAAATGGTATTTTTATTGTTAATCAAATACTCGAGCAAGTCGAACTGTTTGCCATTCAGCTTTGCTACTAGTTCTCCATTTATCTCGACGGTCTTACTTTTTAGATTTAGCTTTAGCTCCTTAAACGAAAGGATGTTTTCCTTGAACCGTCCCCCGGCTCTCCTTACCATTGCCTCCAAACGTAAAAGCAGTTCCTCTCGGTGGAAAGGTTTCACCATATAATCATCAGCGCCGACCTTGAATCCCTGAATTTTGTCATCAATGCCATCTTTCGCGGTCAGCATGATGACAGGCGTTTCAATATTGTTCTTCCGCAATTCTCTTAAAACCTCGTAGCCATTCATACCGGGCATCATGATATCGAGAATGATGACATCAAAGATATTTTGCTCTGCTAAAAAAAGCCCTTCCTCGCCGTCAAAGGCCTGCTGAACTTCAAATAAGTCCTCGGTGGTCTCACGGATTGTTTCCGAAAGGTTTTTATCATCTTCTATAATTAATAGCTTCATTGGCTGTCATCCTTTTCTCTAATATCACCTATATAATAAATCCGATTATAGAGGCAAACTCCAAAATTGCAAATGGTTTTATTTTTAAGGTTGGTTTAAGGTTCGTCCTTAATAATGTGGCTCATAGGGAAAACAGACCCATTAAGTTTTGCAAGAAAATACTATTTTCCAAAAAGGAGCTAACTATGTTGAAAAAACTATCAAAAAAATCAAGATATACAACTCTAACCGTATCGTTTATGTGTGCGGCACTCTTATTTGGCTGCAGCAATAACAGCAGCGAGAGTGACGCTGCCAATAGCAGCGTTGCCATGGTGAACGCAGAAAGTTTGAGCACAATTGGTGATAAAAATATTGCTGACGTCATTAGCGGAATTGTGACATATGACAAAGATGATCTCTATACTGACTGGAAAAGTGAGGATACGACATCCATTGAACTAACTGGTTCAGGAGCTACGGTTGAAGATTCCGGCGGAGTCATCGTGGATGGTAATATCATTACGATTAAAACTTCAGGCACATATGTCATCAGCGGAAAGCTGAATGATGGGCAGATTATTGTCGACGCAGAGGATAAAGCAACCGTCCGGCTTGTACTGAATGGAGCGGAAATCAATTCCTCCTCGAATTCACCAATTTATGTAAAGAAGGCGGAAAAAACGGTTATTTCCCTTGAGGATGGGACAGAAAATTCAATCTCGGATGGTGAAACATACAACCTTGAAGGTTCTGAGGATGAACCGAATGCAGCGCTCTTTAGCAAAGGGAACCTTACCATTAATGGTACCGGGAAAATGGTTGTCAAAGGAAATTACAATAATGGGATTACAAGCAAAGATGATTTAAAGATAACAAGTGGAACCATTGAAATTGAGGCGGCTGATGATGGACTGATGGGCCGTGATTTATTAGCAGTGAAAGATGGGGATATCACTATTAACGCGGGCGGGGATGCTGTTAAATCGACAAACGATAAAGACGCTTCCAAAGGTGTTATTGCCATTGAAGGCGGAAACTTCGATCTTGTTGCTGCAAATGATGGTTTCCAGGCAGTAACTTCGTTATTGATTGCAGACGGAGACTTTAACATTTCAACCGGAGGCGGAAGTCCTGAAATGATTGCAACCAAAGAAAGTGGAGGAGAAAGACCAGGACAAACAACCACCACCACTGCAACAGCTGCTACAGAATCGGAATCAGATAGTGCAAAAGGCTTGAAAGCAGGAACAGAGGTTGGTATCGGCGGCGGTACATTTGAAATTGATTCCTTAGATGATGCTGTTCACAGTAATAACAGCGTAACGATAACGGGTGGAAAAATTAACATTGCTACTGGTGATGACGGTATCCATGGTGATTCAGCAATTCTTACCAAAGGCGGGGATATCACGATTAGCAAGAGTTATGAGGGCATTGAGAGCTTGGTCATCACCATTGCAGCTGGTGACATCGAGGTAAATTCAAGTGACGATGGCATCAATGTTGGTGGCGGTGTGGATGGCTCGAACCCAGATATGCAATCAACCACTTCGGAAAGCAATCTTCTTTCCATTAATGGGGGTAATGTATATGTGAATGCACAAGGTGATGGGCTGGATTCGAATGGTTCGATTTCGATGACTGACGGTACAGTGATGGTCAGCGGACCGACGAATAATGGCAATGGTTCTCTTGATTATGACCAAACCTTTGACATCAGCGGCGGTACCCTGATTGCTGCAGGAAGTTCCGGTATGGTACAGGCAGTATCAGAGGATGCAAAACAGTATTCCATGCTGATGACTTATCCTGAAACAAAAGCTGCAGGAACAATCCTTCACTTGGAAGACAGCAAAGGAAATACAGTTGTGACGTTTGCACCTGAAAAAGACTACCAATCTGTATTTATCAGTTCTCCAAAGCTTGAAAAGGACGGAACATATACCCTTTATACTGATGGCTCCTCCACGGGAAGCGAAGCAAATGGATTTTATAAGGAAGGAAACTATACAGGTGGAACGAAAGTAGTTGAATTTACAATTGCAGATACGGTAACATGGCTGAACGAATCTGGGATTACAACAGCTCAAAGCGGTGGTCCTTGCGGCGGCGGTCGTGGAGGGCAAGCCCCGCAGGACGGCGGGAACCGTGCTGATATGTTCTCAAATTTAGATGAAGCAACAAGAACAAAGGCACAGGAAATCATGGAGAAAGAACGGGCAGGAACGATTACCAGGGAAGAGGCACAAGCCCAATTGGCAGAGCTTGGGGTTGATTTTCCAGGAATGATGAGACAATAAGGAATCCATGGGGACGGTTCTTGTGGCCGGTACAAACTGGGGTCCATGGGGACGGTTCTAGTGGCAAGATCCTAACCACATAAACCATAAGATAAAAGCTAAGGCACAACTAGCAATAACCGCTAGTTGTGCTTTTTTTCGCGCGAAATTTCCGATTGACCCCTCCGTACCCAAGGAAACACTTTATTTACAAACAATTTACTCCCCATTAACACTTTTAACTTGGTACCAAGTTATTCTTATATCAAAGATAAAGGAGGGACCTACGTGAAAATTGAATTACATTGTCATACAAATATTTCAGATTGTCCATTGTCGATTGATGAAGTCTTGGAGTTAGCTCTTGCACAAGGGGTTACCCACTTAGCGATTACGAACCATGACACCACGAAAGGTCTTGCGGAGGCAGTTGAAACAGGAAAGAGATATGGAATTGAAGTCATTCCCGGCATTGAGATGTCAGGGTTTGATTTTGAAAGAGGTAGGCGTGTTCACATTCTCGGTTATTTTATTGAACCTGGCCATGAGGTGATTGAATCATTTTGTGAACCACTCGTTAAC from Neobacillus sp. CF12 encodes:
- a CDS encoding DUF4956 domain-containing protein — its product is MEITNFKDIFKSSILEKTSSISIVDALIGMLVALGLGLFIYMIYKKTFTGVIYSHTFNISLIIMALATALIIIGISSNVLLSLGMVGALSIVRFRTPIKDPMDIVYIFWAIVVGILCGAGFIALAITGSVLIGLVLFFFVNKIKIENPYLLVIRYNENSIENSLEHVISGHAKKHSLKSKSVMPGNDFEVTYEIRVKENDMSFINNISGIDGVKSAIMLSYDGNFTA
- a CDS encoding acetolactate synthase large subunit — encoded protein: MKATDLLVMCLENEGVEYVFGIMGKETLDLMDSLSKSKHIQFVNVRHEQGAAFMADVYGRLSKKVGVCLATLGPGATNLLTGIASANLDHSPVVAITGQAGLERQHLESHQYLDIVKMFEPATKWSVQIKDSQTISTIIRKAFRVAMMEKPGPVLIELPENLAPQMIPTHPIPVTPNPKSTPVSQAIEAAHTLISQSQKPVVIVGNGVIRQDAATELLTFVENLKAPVIHSFMAKGILPKDHLLNYYTFGFNKKDEVVPIIEEADLLLVVGFDFVEKLPKDWNKKMRPILHIDPLPAEMDEHYPVRCELVGDLMETFQVLNKLDISSKPWVPMGNRKEMIEAAYQINVELNEDQSLTIENILSVIEKLTTEETIVISDVGAHKVSIARKYQPKHAGRLIISNGLASMGIAIPGAIGAKLACPNAPVICITGDGGALMNISELETAKRLGLSFIIIVLNNSTLNLEEQMMQEKFSHSFGTDFGNPDFLQLAESFGIKGVRPNSLSEFELALKNALNPTREITLIDIVHN
- a CDS encoding carbohydrate-binding domain-containing protein, producing MKKLSKKSRYTTLTVSFMCAALLFGCSNNSSESDAANSSVAMVNAESLSTIGDKNIADVISGIVTYDKDDLYTDWKSEDTTSIELTGSGATVEDSGGVIVDGNIITIKTSGTYVISGKLNDGQIIVDAEDKATVRLVLNGAEINSSSNSPIYVKKAEKTVISLEDGTENSISDGETYNLEGSEDEPNAALFSKGNLTINGTGKMVVKGNYNNGITSKDDLKITSGTIEIEAADDGLMGRDLLAVKDGDITINAGGDAVKSTNDKDASKGVIAIEGGNFDLVAANDGFQAVTSLLIADGDFNISTGGGSPEMIATKESGGERPGQTTTTTATAATESESDSAKGLKAGTEVGIGGGTFEIDSLDDAVHSNNSVTITGGKINIATGDDGIHGDSAILTKGGDITISKSYEGIESLVITIAAGDIEVNSSDDGINVGGGVDGSNPDMQSTTSESNLLSINGGNVYVNAQGDGLDSNGSISMTDGTVMVSGPTNNGNGSLDYDQTFDISGGTLIAAGSSGMVQAVSEDAKQYSMLMTYPETKAAGTILHLEDSKGNTVVTFAPEKDYQSVFISSPKLEKDGTYTLYTDGSSTGSEANGFYKEGNYTGGTKVVEFTIADTVTWLNESGITTAQSGGPCGGGRGGQAPQDGGNRADMFSNLDEATRTKAQEIMEKERAGTITREEAQAQLAELGVDFPGMMRQ
- a CDS encoding transposase: MLRGANRQEIFHDDEDCLKFLDILHIYKMKAEVEIYSWCLMGNHIHLLIKEGSEDISASMKRIGVSYVSYYNWKYRTSGHLFQDRFKSENVENIQYLLTVVRYIHQNPLKAGIVKRMDEWRWSSCREYYGIHHEGRKLLDPNFIIGMFSGDNILAKERFIEFNEKVNQDQCLDHHMNDRRLTDEEAREVIKNLLNGFEIANVKSLPRLQRNEILKKTKGIKGLSQRQTARILGVSRTLISRA
- a CDS encoding polyphosphate polymerase domain-containing protein produces the protein MKTMTLNGARGRYELKHEISKMDCFLLRNRLKHVMQSDPHAKNDGKYLIRSVYFDNFDNKVLNQKKEGFIDRDKFRVRLYDNNTNLINLEKKSKRNNMTFKQKCKITAEEYEQIRLGDYAWMENDKRSLIQDLFVQMNLFQIKPFTVVDYEREVFIYEYGNVRVTFDSSIKTSFRNNEVLNPDIPMVETNPDIVILEVKYDEFLPDTIKYLLQLGDRQRGTYSKYQISRMFG
- a CDS encoding HAMP domain-containing sensor histidine kinase translates to MFKRKIFRDQQLKFMILNLLAFTIIFTIFGIIIFSQVQTTLFKKTDEELTSLKERIADGPPSDIKSPHPNQESDPNGPPNNRQKNMNPRIMVIHWNEDGQILNKEEIGTVFYENYLQEYKLDQTNIEKITMTVIDEEYHFRYIIYKDTNEDDDIAFTQLMLNVDPEQTILNNFGKLIIICSIIFVVLSISASYVLSKKMMKPIIQSWNKQSEFVENASHELRTPLTIIQNKLELLLTAPQEKIVSKFENIALSLAETRRLSKLTSDLMTLARADSAETQLVKQPLHVDSFIESVCAPYKEIAESQGKHFWLNLKGDIQINADEVRLHQLLVILLDNALKYTGETDSIGVKTYLEDQKIVLEVSDTGIGIKEENRKQIFERFYREDKARARESGGIGLGLSIAQWIVEQHNGTIKAIQNQTKGTTFIVKLPM
- a CDS encoding response regulator transcription factor; this encodes MKLLIIEDDKNLSETIRETTEDLFEVQQAFDGEEGLFLAEQNIFDVIILDIMMPGMNGYEVLRELRKNNIETPVIMLTAKDGIDDKIQGFKVGADDYMVKPFHREELLLRLEAMVRRAGGRFKENILSFKELKLNLKSKTVEINGELVAKLNGKQFDLLEYLINNKNTILTKEQIFDRIWGFESDTSTTVVEVYASNLRKNLKKYGYDTFIKTFRGLGYMLSEDGDS